The DNA sequence GCATTTGGAGGGAGCATGTTGAAGGAATTCAAAGAGTTTGCCGTCCGCGGCAATGTACTGGATCTGGCCGTTGGGCTGGTGATCGGAGCGGCGTTCGGAAAGATCGTCACTTCACTCGTGAACGACGTCTTGATGCCGCCGATCGGTCTGGTCATCCGCCATGTCGATTTCAAAGAGTTGTTTCTGAATCTGTCGGCAGGCAGTTACCCGACGGTCGAAGCGGCAAAGGCGGCGGGCGCCCCGACGCTCAACTACGGCGTCTTCCTGAATACCATTTTCGAATTCATCATTATTGCCTTTGCGATTTTTCTCGTCGTCCGGGCCGCGAACCGCATGCGAACGCAGCCGGAGCCAACGACGCAGGAGTGTGCGTTCTGCCGGATGAATATTCCGGTGAAAGCGACTCGTTGTCCGCACTGCACATCGGAATTGAACGTGGCGGCATCGCTCGCGAACTAAGACGGAATCAACTCCAATTCGAATCCGAAGAAAGTACCGTTAGTACCATCGGGAAATGTGACGCGATAGCGAAGGATTGTATCCGCTCCGGCACCGATACCGACAACTTCAGTGACCGTGCCCGTGTCGTGCGTCCGCTCGCTGACGGTTGGCCCAACAATGCGGACATTGTCGTTGATCTTGAAACGTGGCTTGCGCCCGGTTGGCTGTTTCATTTCCCCAAGAGCGAAGTGAAGCGTATGAGCCATCGAACGCTCGCGCAATAACGCATTTTTAATGGCTTCTTCATGGAAGTTCACTGCCACTGTGCAGAATTTTGCAATTGCATACGAAATTCCTGCGAAACCTAGCAAGCTCGCATGACTTGTTGGTGTACGCCACACGCCACAGTGATATAGAGAACTCAGGGGTGTTTGTCTGGTATGCCGCGGTTCAACGCCGGCGATCGTGTGCAACTCGTGGGTGATATCGCGCGTTTCTATAAATGCGCTGTCGGCCTCATCGTCGACAATGGCGGCACCGGCGTATCTGTGTTGAATCAGTACAAGGCACGCCTCGCGGATGGAACTACCGCAGTCTTCTTTGACTTTCAATTGCAGACACCGCCGGCGATCCATGCCCGCACCGTGTTTGATAGCGCAGTCTCGAAGAAGGAAGCCGGCACGCGCGGTGCGCTATCCGGACGTCATGTGCAACTGGTTTCGCGTGATGTTGAAATCCATCTTAAGGTTTCCGGCAGCTTACAGAAATCCATCATCGGACAAGTTGCAACCGGTACCGCGCTGGTTGGCTGTACGCTGGTCACGCTCACCCAGAACGGTAAGAGCATCTCTAAACCAGCAGACGCCGCCGGAGAATTCGTGTTTACGGAGATTTCGGACGGCGATGTCGCCGTCGAGGTGTTTGCGCGCGACCGTCGCATCATTGTGGCTTGCGTGATTTAAAGCCGGACTACGACACCTTCAACCATTTTCCACGTTCTTCTGTGCGCCGCATCAGCACGACCACAATCAGGACGAGCAGGACCTGGATCACGCCGAGCGACGCTGCAGTGCCATAGTTCGCATAGTAGAGTTCGTCGTTGATGGCGATCGACCACGGCCGGTACTGCGGGGTGTAGAGCAAAATGGTCGCGACGAACTCACCGATTCCGTTGACGAATGCGAGCAGCGCGCCGCCGGCAATTCCTCGATAAAGCTGCGGCAGGACAACAGCCCGGAATGCATACCACCAGGTAGCGCCGAGGCTGCGCGCGGCTTCCTCGATATTCTCATCGAGCTGGGAAAGCGATGCGGTTGTAGACCGGAAAACCAGTGGAGTAAAGCGTACAAAATATGCCAGTGGAACGATGGCGAATGTTCCAACCAGAACTCTTCCGAAGGCGAAGGCCGACGGGGTTGCGAAGGCTGTAATCAGGTTGATCGCCACAACCGTACCCGGGAGCGCCCATGGCAGCATCATCGCGATATCCAGGACTGTTTTCCCGCGAAACCGCATTCGCGTGATGACATAGGCGGCCACCAGGCCAACCAGAATCGCTCCCGCGACCGCCAGCGCGCTCATTTCCAGACTGTTTTTGATCGCATCGGCAAACTGCAGATTCCGGAACAGGCTGGCAAAATTTTGCGTCGTGTATTGCGACGGGAGAGCGGCCCTCCGCCAGGAGCCGTTTACTGAAAAGGCGAGCACGAAGATCATCGCGATCGGCAGGACGACGAAGATTGTGGACACGGAAGCGGCGGCAAAAATGACGCCCTTCCAGAGCGGACTCGTCACGCGTTTTTGTTTTTTCGCGCCTCCCTTCGACTGCGTGACATACGCAGTACGCTGCTCGTATTTGCGAAGCCCGACCAGAAAGACGATCGAAATGAGTCCCAGCATCACGGAGACCGCCGAAGCCAATCCCATTTGACCGTTCAGCTTGGAGATGACGATTTGCTGGGTCATCACCTTGTCCACATGAAAGAGCAGCGGCGCGGTATAGGACGACATCGAGGACATGAAGGTCAGCAGCGCGCCCGCGACCATGGCGGGCGTCAGCATCGGCAGCAGGACGCGAGTCCAGGTTTGAAACTGCGACGCTCCGAGGCTGTAGGCCGCTTCTTCCAGCGAATCGTCGGACTGTTCGAGTGCGGCGGCGGCCGTCAGATAAAAATAGGGATACATCGTCAGCGTGTGTACAAGCAGGACGCCGGTAACGCCGTCGACGGCAAAGGCTGTCTGGCGCGTATGAAAGAGACTCGCCAGCAGCTGTGGAAATGTTCCGCCGATTCCGTATAGCAGAACAAACGCCTCGACTCCCATCAGTGGCGGGAGCGCGATCGGTACAAGCACCAGCACCTGGCAGACTCTTCGAAACGGGAAATCCCACCGCCGGAGAAGCACTGCCAGGAAGACTCCGGTGATGCCGGAGGTGATCACGCTCAAGACGGAGATCACGATGCTCCAAAGCATCGATTCACCTTCCGTCCCGTTACGGAAGTCGAAGAATCGCGCGTATTGCGCGGCTCCGCCGCCGTTGCCGCTGATGCTTTCGAAGAAAGTCGAAACCATCGGACCGACGACATAACCCCAGAGAACCAACGCCAGCAGGACAAGCACCGCAGCCGATGCCCACTGGCTCTTCGGTTTGCTCATACGGAGGCAACCAGGTGAATCGCGGCTGGATTCACTCTCAGCGCAATGCGTTCTCCCGGGGCCGGGCGCGCAGCCGACGCCGGTATTTCGACTTCCAGTTCGCCGGCGTCCGTTGCGATGGTGAGCGATCGCATGGCGCCGGAGTACTCGACATCTTTCACGGTGCCGCAAAACAAACCGCTGTCATTCATCAACTGGAAGGACTCGGCACGAATGCAGACACTGACCTTGGCGCCCGCAGCCAGGTTGACATCGGGAGCCCTTTGCCGCGCATCGAGCGAGAGTTCGTGGCCGTTTCCGAATCGAAGCACTACAGTGTTGCCGGACACGCTGGCGACCGCCGCCTCGATAACATTGTTGCGTCCGATGAAATCGGCCACAAATCGCGTAGCCGGATGTTCATAGATTTCTTCGGGCGCTTCGATCTGGTGAATCTTCCCTTGATGCATCACGGCGATGCGGTCGCTCATGGCCATGGCTTCGCCTTGATCATGGGTCACGTATACCGTCGTCACTTTGGTGGAGTGGTGTAATTCCCTCAAGGCAGCACGAGTCTCTTCGCGCAGTTTGGCGTCGAGGTTCGACAGAGGCTCATCCAGCAGCAGCAATCTCGGACGAATGACAAGCGCCCGCGCCAGAGCCACCCGTTGCTGCTGCCCTCCGGAAAGTTGATCGACGCGGGCGTTGTCCATCCCGGCAAGCTGGACTTCTTTTAACGCTGCTGCGACGCGTTCGGCGATTTCATTTTGTGCGAGCTTTCGCACCTGCAGCCCGAATGCGACATTTTTGGCCACCGAGAGGTGAGGAAACAGCGCGTAGTTCTGGAACACAAATCCGATATCGCGCCGGTTCGGCGGATCGTTCGTCACGTCAGCGCCGTCGAATAGAATCCGGCCCGATGTCGGCTCTTCGAAGCCCGCGATCATTCGCAGTGTTGTGGATTTGCCGCAGCCTGACGGACCGAGCAGCGTGAAGAATTCGCCTTGCCGGATCTCCAGATCGATCGAGTCCACGACTTTTCCGGCCCGCAGGAAGGTTTTGGTCAGCGCCTCCAGGGTCAGCGCAGTCACCGTCCACCCTTACCCTTGATGTTTTGCGACCAGTAGTTCATCCAGTCGGTCTGCTTCTGGCTCAGCAGGTTCCAGTCAATCTTCATTTCCTTGATCTCAAGCTTCGCGAGCCATTCGGGCTTGTCCGCATCGGCCAATTGTATGGCGGGAATCTGATAGTAGTCTTTCGCGAGTTGCGCCTGGAGATGCGGTTCGAGAATGAAGTTTTCGAAATCCATAGCCGCCTGACTGCTGCCGGGATTGTTGACGACGCCGAGGCCGTCCAGAAGCACCGGAACTCCGGAAGACGGAATCACGAACGACCAGGGGCGGTTGTTTTTGAGCGGCTGGATGAAGGCATCCTGCAGGTTCCATAACGTCACGACGCCGACGCCTCGATCGAGCTTGAGATACATGTCGTCCGGTGTTGGCGTATAAACCGCCGTGTTCGCATCCAGTTTTTTCAGCCACTCGTAGCCGGCGTCGGCGGACCCGGTCCGCTCGTACTGGCGATAAATCATGGCGCTATAGATCGTGCGCATGGTGCCGGACGCCATGACGTCGCGGATGACAATCTTGTCTCTGTAGGCGGGAGTAATCAGGTCATCCCAATCTTTCGGCGCTTGTTCGGGTTTCAGCAGGTCGTGGTTATAGATGATGACTTCCGGTAGAAGCATCTCCGCATACCAGCGTCCCTGCGGATCTTTACGGCCGGCCTCGATCAGATTGGCGCTCGTGGGATTCGACGGAGCGAGTAGACCCTCACTCGCCGCCTGTTGGAGCCCCTGCAGCGTGCCGCCCCATAGAAAACCTGCCTGCGGGTTCGATTTTTCCGCGCGAAGCCGGTCCAGCGCGGCCTGAGCCCCTAACGTGATCGTATTGACGTGATCTTTGTATTGAGGAAACTTCTGCGTGAACAGTTCGATAACGTGAGCGACTTCGTCTTTATCGCGCCCCGTATAGATGGTCAATCCCGGCGCAGACTCCGTGTGTTTCGTGCATGCGCTGGTGACCAGCAGCAGGAGGATAAACAGCAAACCGCGTCGCATGGCTCGGATCGTAACACGTTTCTTACCAGGTTTTGCGGATGCGGATGTCGAAGGCGAAGCCGCCATTTTGATCGCGGACGCCGCTGAGTGAGACGCGCGGAGTGGCCTGGTATTCAAGCTTGATGACCTGCGTCTGCGTCGAAGTAGCATCGGTGGCGAACGTCACGAACATGTTTCCGGTGACGCGCTGCTGTACGGTCACTCGTGCGCCGGGGTTCTGCCCACTTGTCCCTCCCAGGACAGGATCGACCGAAAGCTGTGAAATGCCGGCAACCTTTTCGACGCGGTTTGTGACCTGGCCGCTGACGCTCGATGCGATCAGAGATTCGGCGCCAAGATTTCCCGGCGTGGGGTTCGCATTCTGCGCCTCCGAGGTTTTGCCGAAGACGAGCAAGTTAATGATGTCGGCGGGCGGGAGTGCCGGCTCAGATGTATAGGTCGTTCGCAGGCGGTCCATGGTCCCGCGCAAGAGCATGTGAACGTCATATTGCTGAATCGTAGTGTCGACGGCGAGATTGACCCGCGGTGAAATCTGATAGGGATCCACAAAGTCGAGCGTGCTGGGCTGCAGGATGTAACGGTTTGCCCGAAAAATGAGATCGCCTCCCGTGAGGTTCACGCGTCCCAACACCGTCGGCTGTGCCGCAGTTCCACTCACCCGCAGGTTCGCGGCCCCCTGAACGCTCAACTTGCTGTTTGTGAGATTCAAATCATTCGTCGACACCACACCGATGTCGAGATGCAGGTTGTGAGCGAGGCCGCCTGGCGGCGCAGCGATGCCTTGAGCGCCGCCGAGAGCCCCGATGATGTTGTTGAGATCAAAGGCTGGTGTAAATGAGACGTCGGTCAGCCTCACTTGCCCTCGTAAGGTAGCGTAGTTCGGCGTTCCGACCAGCGACAGATTCGTATCGAGGCCTTCACGCACACCATCGGGATATAGCGTCCGGATGTTCTTTGCATTCAAGGCAACACTGAATTGAAGCGCAGGCCGGTACGCGAGGCCGCCGGTTGCGGTAAGTGTTCCGCCGCTGACATTTCCGGCGAATTGGCGGATGTCGAGCCTGTTGTTGGTCAGCACCAGAACACCGTTTCCGTTTTGCAAACCGAGCGGGAGGCTGTCTCCGGCTAACGATGCGTTTACGATTGTCACCTGTCCCTGAACGTCGGGGCTCGACCGCCGTCCGCCGCCGTCGATGTTGAACTGAACCTGACCCGAGCTGATTACCTCAGGATCGAGCATCTGGATAAGAGAGAGATCGATCTTTCCCAGCGCGACCACGGTGATCGGCGCAGTGCTGGTGACCGGGATCGTTCCCTCCAGTTGCAGGTCTGTTTTGGTTCCACGGATCGCGGTCCTTTGCAGGTTAAATACGCCGCGGCTGTAATCCATCCGGATCGGCTGCGCCGCCGCCAATTGGACCTGGTTTCGATACGACAGCGTTAGCGCTGGAATGGTGATATGCGCTTCGACCTGCGATTTGTCTTTCAGCGGGCCGTGAATCGTTGCATGCAGTTCGGTCTGGCCGCTCATATTGCCTGCCTGAGCCGGCATGTAAATGGCGAACAGCGGTTGCAGCGGAATGGAGGCCGTGTCGAGCGCGGCATCGGTCTCATACGAACCCGAAAGATTCACACGGCCGTGTCCGCGCACGAAAGTTTTCAGGGACGCCGACTCGGAGTCGAGACTGACGTCGGCGACATGA is a window from the Terriglobia bacterium genome containing:
- a CDS encoding extracellular solute-binding protein — its product is MRRGLLFILLLLVTSACTKHTESAPGLTIYTGRDKDEVAHVIELFTQKFPQYKDHVNTITLGAQAALDRLRAEKSNPQAGFLWGGTLQGLQQAASEGLLAPSNPTSANLIEAGRKDPQGRWYAEMLLPEVIIYNHDLLKPEQAPKDWDDLITPAYRDKIVIRDVMASGTMRTIYSAMIYRQYERTGSADAGYEWLKKLDANTAVYTPTPDDMYLKLDRGVGVVTLWNLQDAFIQPLKNNRPWSFVIPSSGVPVLLDGLGVVNNPGSSQAAMDFENFILEPHLQAQLAKDYYQIPAIQLADADKPEWLAKLEIKEMKIDWNLLSQKQTDWMNYWSQNIKGKGGR
- the mscL gene encoding large conductance mechanosensitive channel protein MscL, which codes for MLKEFKEFAVRGNVLDLAVGLVIGAAFGKIVTSLVNDVLMPPIGLVIRHVDFKELFLNLSAGSYPTVEAAKAAGAPTLNYGVFLNTIFEFIIIAFAIFLVVRAANRMRTQPEPTTQECAFCRMNIPVKATRCPHCTSELNVAASLAN
- a CDS encoding ABC transporter ATP-binding protein, with amino-acid sequence MTALTLEALTKTFLRAGKVVDSIDLEIRQGEFFTLLGPSGCGKSTTLRMIAGFEEPTSGRILFDGADVTNDPPNRRDIGFVFQNYALFPHLSVAKNVAFGLQVRKLAQNEIAERVAAALKEVQLAGMDNARVDQLSGGQQQRVALARALVIRPRLLLLDEPLSNLDAKLREETRAALRELHHSTKVTTVYVTHDQGEAMAMSDRIAVMHQGKIHQIEAPEEIYEHPATRFVADFIGRNNVIEAAVASVSGNTVVLRFGNGHELSLDARQRAPDVNLAAGAKVSVCIRAESFQLMNDSGLFCGTVKDVEYSGAMRSLTIATDAGELEVEIPASAARPAPGERIALRVNPAAIHLVASV
- a CDS encoding iron ABC transporter permease encodes the protein MSKPKSQWASAAVLVLLALVLWGYVVGPMVSTFFESISGNGGGAAQYARFFDFRNGTEGESMLWSIVISVLSVITSGITGVFLAVLLRRWDFPFRRVCQVLVLVPIALPPLMGVEAFVLLYGIGGTFPQLLASLFHTRQTAFAVDGVTGVLLVHTLTMYPYFYLTAAAALEQSDDSLEEAAYSLGASQFQTWTRVLLPMLTPAMVAGALLTFMSSMSSYTAPLLFHVDKVMTQQIVISKLNGQMGLASAVSVMLGLISIVFLVGLRKYEQRTAYVTQSKGGAKKQKRVTSPLWKGVIFAAASVSTIFVVLPIAMIFVLAFSVNGSWRRAALPSQYTTQNFASLFRNLQFADAIKNSLEMSALAVAGAILVGLVAAYVITRMRFRGKTVLDIAMMLPWALPGTVVAINLITAFATPSAFAFGRVLVGTFAIVPLAYFVRFTPLVFRSTTASLSQLDENIEEAARSLGATWWYAFRAVVLPQLYRGIAGGALLAFVNGIGEFVATILLYTPQYRPWSIAINDELYYANYGTAASLGVIQVLLVLIVVVLMRRTEERGKWLKVS